One Thamnophis elegans isolate rThaEle1 chromosome 2, rThaEle1.pri, whole genome shotgun sequence genomic window, CTCTTTAAAGTTTTACAGGGTGGTAAATGAATTTTGATCCAGAGAAACATTAGAgggaaaatgtctatggagattctcaatcatccaagtcataatTGACCCAAattggaaagtccagttgccttttttaaagaggcaactggacttctagcaactagtttttctttgaagacgtttcacttctcatccaagaagcttcttcagctctaaacgccttcaaagaaaacccagaaaacccagttgcctcttgaaaaaagcacctttgggattagggaaaaaatatttttaaacacagAGTACAAGACCAGCTCATATCAGGTGACCACTGATATATGTTAACTGATAGTTCATATAGTATTTTTCCAGTAAGCAATCTAGCAAATTGTTACTGTACATTCATTCACTAATCTGACCTGCTGcttcttctcctttaatttttAATGCCAACATATAAAGAGGAACAATATGGAGCCAATAATTTTATTATCAATGCTTGGGCATAACCATAAGTATTAACAAAAGAAATGCCAACCAGAAAGTGCATATTGgctttcctccccctttcccacATATAAACCCTTCCCTCTCTGTATTGTGGAATTATATTGTGGGAAGGGCACAAATGTAGCCTCTCCCCCTagcataggggtgtcaaacttaatttcattgagggtcacattgAGGGTATTTGTCATCAGGGGAAGGGGTGTCAGGTGGCCGTGGcaagctcgacgtcactcatcactgtggtggcccaagcactctgccagtgaaaacacagctcaggagggctgctccattttcactggcagaggcaccatgggccagtcctttgctgtttccagggtggcctcacaggccagatctaagcaccccgtgggccggatccagcccataggtcttgactttgacacccctgccctagtaTGATGTTGCATAATCCTGAAATTATTTGAAGACTGGGACTGAGAAAAAGAACTCGAGGATGACTTCTCCTTAGCAGAATCCCATGGCAATGAGAGAATTGTTACAGGTTGATTTAATGATCCAAACCCACCACAAGGCAGTGAATATGGCTTGAAAGGAAAAAGACTAGCTCACCCTTGTCCCAATGTCTCTTGATATTCCATTATCACTTCTTGCACATTCTTCAGGGCAAGATTTCAACCAATCTGGTACAATATTTACAACTTATCTGATACTGACATATTTGATGTTACAACTGATATTCTGGATGGAAAAACATTTCATCGATGCATAATTAATCACTCAGCCACTCAAACAAGCACCTCTGCATTTCATGTGTGGGGATGTCTGTATGTAAGGCTGATTTTTATCACTGCTGGACATTCCTGCAAGCAAGCTTTAAAAGAAGCACCCAGCTGTTCTTTTCAGCTTCAGACTTTTCCTTCAACATTACTTTCTCTTACCATCTTTGAGGAATAAAGAACTGTCAAAAGGCAAGAAGCCTGTACATGATTTAGTTCTACAAAAGCAAGGTTTCTTTAATACTTGCTGTTCTTGTTTGCTGCCTGGCTCTTCTATGGGAAAAAAATTATGATACCTTCCAGAATAATCGTATGAAAGCTCTTCGCCTGCACCGATGTCGCGGTCAGCAAAAAGTGCTAACTTAGGCACCATTGAATCTATTCGGACAGGCATCATAAAGAGGTTGGGCTCACAGGAGTGGTTCAGGAATCTACCAACATTGCCGATATATGTGGGGTCTACGAAAGTCTCTATTGTCGTCCCATCATACAAGTGTTCCCTAATTGTTATAATGTAATTTGAATCACTTGATGTCTGCAACTGAGTCCTTTTACGTGCTTCATCAATGCCTAGAATTTCCCCAGCATATTCACACACAAATCGTCCTTTGGGTATGAATTCCCGGGTGCGAAGACCCCACCCTTTCTCAGTGGTCTTGAATACTTCCAGCTGGAACTGTAAGCCCCGTTGAACTACTCTATTTTGACACATCTCTCCACAGTGGCACATAGCGTTGCATTCAAAAATAGGCTTTGAAAATCTCAGTTCACTTCCTTCCGTCTCCATGGATAAGTTTTTATAATTTTCTCCGTAGTGAAGACAAGAACATGCTGGAGCCAGGCAGGAAGCAGAATGACAGCTGCACCCCGAGAAGGAGATCTCAGATGGGTCTGGTTTGCCTCCAGCTCCAGGCACATGATCGGGACTATACTGAGAAAGAAAACAGAGGAAATTAACTTGAGGGCTATCTAGTCATAGCTGAAGAAGCTGGCATAATATATTGTGTAAAAAGGcaaaagaatacagaataatacatttggaagagaccttggaggtcttctagtccaatctcctactcaagcaggagaccctatagcatttcagacaagtggctgtccaatctcttcttaaaagtctccagtgatgaagtacccacaacttctgaagcaagctgttcaattgattaattgtttctcactgttaggaaatttatccttagtttaggttgttcctctccttgattagtttccatccattgtttcttgtcttgccttctgatactttggaaaatagattgacgcCTTCTTCCTTGTGTCAGCTCCtctaatattggaacactgctttaaTGTCatctctagttcttcttttcattaatatcTCCAAAGATTTTCCCTACCTTTGCTGAAATAGCGCTGAAATATCAGCACATGCAATGTTTAGAATGAGTGATTATATATATTGGTTTAAAAAGTGGGTAAAATAGAAATG contains:
- the LOC116502851 gene encoding histone-lysine N-methyltransferase SETMAR, translated to MDVSRGLEPLPVSVWPRLEELPVFQYSPDHVPGAGGKPDPSEISFSGCSCHSASCLAPACSCLHYGENYKNLSMETEGSELRFSKPIFECNAMCHCGEMCQNRVVQRGLQFQLEVFKTTEKGWGLRTREFIPKGRFVCEYAGEILGIDEARKRTQLQTSSDSNYIITIREHLYDGTTIETFVDPTYIGNVGRFLNHSCEPNLFMMPVRIDSMVPKLALFADRDIGAGEELSYDYSGRYHNFFPIEEPGSKQEQQVLKKPCFCRTKSCTGFLPFDSSLFLKDGKRK